The Dehalobacter sp. genome has a window encoding:
- a CDS encoding methyltransferase domain-containing protein — MNNESINGVFNPKGIENTQTMLKMYLQHLIQPGDQVLDATAGRGKDTLFLAECVGSEGRVFAFDIQEEAIQSTRELLTAHKMLDRVALFRESHTEIGRLVPQGIRAAVFNLGYLPGSSSQTIITEPETTLQAVNDTLKLLAAKGVIVLTVYRGHSRSLEEANTLNAYAAELSKKDFHVLQGMYLNQGETSPYWLIIQKNRGDHS; from the coding sequence GAGCATAAACGGTGTCTTCAATCCGAAGGGGATCGAAAATACGCAGACAATGTTAAAAATGTATCTGCAGCACCTTATCCAGCCGGGAGATCAGGTGTTGGATGCTACGGCAGGACGCGGCAAGGACACCCTTTTTCTGGCGGAATGCGTGGGTTCTGAGGGCCGGGTGTTTGCGTTTGATATTCAGGAAGAAGCTATCCAATCAACTCGGGAACTGCTCACAGCGCATAAGATGCTCGACAGGGTCGCCTTATTCCGGGAGAGTCACACAGAGATTGGGCGCCTTGTTCCGCAAGGAATCAGAGCTGCCGTTTTCAATCTCGGCTATTTGCCCGGGAGCAGCAGTCAGACAATCATTACCGAGCCGGAGACAACGCTTCAGGCGGTAAATGATACGTTGAAGCTGCTGGCAGCCAAAGGGGTCATCGTACTCACCGTCTATCGCGGACACAGTCGCAGCCTGGAAGAAGCAAATACATTGAATGCCTATGCAGCAGAACTTTCCAAGAAGGATTTTCATGTCCTGCAGGGAATGTATCTAAATCAAGGTGAGACATCTCCATACTGGCTAATTATTCAGAAGAACAGAGGTGATCATTCATGA